tttatttattattatatctgcagcaccagctgattttaactctgctgaagaggatacatttagaacttgtcattatttcaataaatttgacaattttaagcttgacctatcactttcttagagcgatgagggacaggtagggctcgagaatgcccccttgatcaaagcggggaatgaaagaaaaagtttgagaaccactgatctagtttgttaactaccacagtcacgagttggatagtctgtcatttttaaaaagtgggtccccagaaaaaaagtttgagaaacactgtcctaCAGTGATAACGTCTACGACAATCTAGGTAATttagctctttacacataggcttcagtaactgtttggtgctgctgtcagttgagcattgcatagtttaaatgtagcctatattgaataatttgaaatgatacttgaATTCAaacagaaactcttctttaataattgcttgtatagcctaggctacttgaatatggagatcatatgCTCCATgactacctctgatcagtcagatcAGCCAATGAGgtctacatcactttcagtgctccatgaaaatatatgcatatttaagagaaaagcaaagattttgtatttaattaggtgtgcccgaccgatttgagggccgcttgggccaaatatgcccgGGCCGATTTTTGGTTCCAGTCCGCCCCTGCCTCCCAGAACAGTAGAACACGTAGGCCTCCCAGAACAGTAGAACACGTAGGCCTCCCAGAACAGTAGAAGACGTAGGCCTACTCAGTGTCAGGAtgcagcaatgtctccctctgcatctgaagttctgatctcgagctgacattatcaatcgcttgtaccttgatgcaagctgaactgtgtttgatagccctccatctctacatccgctgataatgtgatcaccaacaccgCGCGCCAATATGTATCAGGTCACCCCCCCTACTCTTGTGGTTCAGcccaaaaacagtaaaaaaggcaaaaatccaatattaactgaattttgcttttgtttccaatccagtttctgttttttttatttatcttgcgtgactaatgactaatttagaaaatagcattgattatctatttgctgaccagttaaaaaaaTTGAAATTTGGATTAttgaatacattttttatttggatcaGATGGATGGAGCAAATAGAACAAATCACTGCAAAGGGTTACACGGACCAAGCTGAATAGCAAAAACCAAAAGTGATCAGcgaaagaagaagaagcctaagAAGAACAGGGGCCAAATAACTAACACATTCATGTCCATTCAATAAGTTGACCTATGCATAAACACGCTAAATTTGAAGTGTCTTGCCACACTTACCTGGGTCACTTGCCACAAAAAAGACTTTTAGTGACCTTAAGAATTGATTGCATGATCTTGCCTCTAGTTGCtttctaatttttttttttttatttgcgaACAAGTCTTACCTAATGACATTACTTCACAGATAACATCAGAAGAAAGTCAGAATAGCCATCCCATCTTAGTCATTAGTAACGTGGTAAGATTACATTTTGGGCTGGTAGATTTACAAATGATTGGCACCAATCATTGTAATCACTGGGCTGGATTCTCATACAATTCTATATATTTTTACGTGGAGAAGGTTGGCCTCAGACACTGGAAacagacacagtgtgtgtgtgtgtgtgtgtctgtgtttgtgtgtgtgagtatatgcatgtgcgtgtgagtgtatgcatgtgtgtgtgtgtgtgtgcgtgcgtgtgtgagtgagtgtatgcatgtgcctgtgtgtgtgtgagtgagtgtatgcatgcgtgtgtgtgtgtgtgtgtgtctgtgaaaccTGAAATACTAGATGAAGTGTGCTGTAGTTGCAAGAAAGACTACAGCACAAAGAGATgcacatgcaaaaaacatggacTCCCTTGCACTGCCATTTGCGGAGAATGTCGTGGTACTAGCTGCACAAACTCACAGTTGCCTCATTTATCAGATGAATATGACCCAGAGCGGAAGAACTAAGCAAAGAACAAACTAGGAACTAATATAGGGAGCCACAGAGAAGGGGTCGAGGATCCAAGCTggatttaaaaaacaaacataaaaaaactttacaaataaaaataaataaataaataaaaaacacacaaaaaaacctcCCCTATTGTTGCTACCTTGTCATGGTGGGGAGGCGTGTATGCCTCTGTGACCCTGAAGACTATACCGGCGGGGGTTATACCCCTGGCAGATACTAAGCCAGGCAGTTTTCAGGTTAGAGGCCAGTCTAAAAGCAGCATTGCCATAACCCATTGGCAGTAGGATGATTGGATGAAGATTGGGCCGATGTATTTGTCATACAAATGGTGTTTCTGCCTATGCAAATTGTTACATATTCAATAAGTCTGGAGCTCATGCATATTCAAATTCATGCAGCTAAATATGCAGCTGTGCATATTCAAATTAATTTCAAAAGAAACTTGTAATACACAAAAAGTTAATTTTCATGTATACTTTTACTATGTAAAGTTTTATTGTGGTAggacagggctctacactaaaaaaaattttcaggagcacttgtgcgcccaagttaaaaaatgtaggagcacagacaaaaatttgggcgcacagtcagttctgtacttaacttacacataatttaacattatactgcagctaacagttaaacatgctaGTGCACCAATtgtgaatattaagaatgactgacaacatttaggctacaggtaacaggattttaaagatcagtgcctactttattttcagtctgttctattttcctacattttgttcatgtaaaataatataatacattgccatatttgcatttagcctgtatatcaagtatcctgccaaatgtaggctaatttatttatttgtgaatccatctataaCTGTAGAGCCCTGTAGGAGTAAAGGAAAGAAATAAGCCTATTTGGGTGTATTTTGGGCATATTCGATTAGCATATTCGATTAGTGTTAttactcatttgcatattaaaattcattttaaaagaaacttgtaatacaaaaaaaatacttttcatgGATATGTTCATTGTGTAAAGTTTAATTTTGATAggagtaaaagaaaaaaatagccCCATTGGGGTGCATTGTTGCCTGGCCTTGCCTGGCACACATCTCGGATTGATGAGAATTTAACATATTTCCTCAACTAGGATTTCTTATGACTTTTAGTATGTTCTGCTCTTAAATGTggccaagaccaaagagatggtggtggacTTTAGCAGGAACAGGACTAAGCCAAACACCCTCACCGTCCTAGGGGAAGAGGTGAGGTGGTGGAGAACTATACATATCTGTGGGTTCAcatagacaataaactggactggaagCATAACACTGAGGCTGTCTACAAGAAGGGTCAAAGCAGGCTCTATTTCTTGAGGAAGCTTAAGTCTTTTAATGTGTGCACTAAGATGTTACAAATGTTTTATCAGTCTGTGGTAGCAAGTGCAATTTTCTTTGCTGTCATCTGCTGGGGTAGCAGTATCAGTGCCAGTGACTCTAACAGACTGAACAAGCTGATTAGGAAAGCAGGCTCTGTGCTGGGGACTACTCTAGAGCCTCTAGAGTTGGTGGTGGAAAGGAGGATGTTGCAGAAATTGTTACACATCATGGACAATGCATCACGTCCCCTACACAGTACACTGGCAAAACAACAAAGTGTTTTTAGTTGGTGGTTTCGCCAACTCAGTTGCAGTAAGGACAGATATAAGAAAACCTTCTTACCCACAGCAATAGCACTGTACAACGACTCTCCTTTGAGTAGAGAGAGACAACTTATCTTTTAATCTTTTATATCTAATATGGAGGCAATTGTCTTATTAGGCAGTTACACTTTGGTACTTGGATGTGTGGTACCTTGACAGCTACCACATGCTATGTCTTGTGGGTGAAAGTAATttcttgtttatgtatgtggactatatgtgtgcttgtagtatatctatctatctatgttgtTCTGGACACCTCATAGAAATGATCTatgctgaaaaaaaatattttttatttttaaaacgctactttgcctggactattgtagcaggcagctcactgctccgggttagtgtgtgcttcatctcactgtgtgtacactgtgtgctgtgtgtgtgtttcactaattcatggattgggataaatgcagagaccaaatttataTTATctatttataaatatatatacttttacttatttacttttgtttgtttgttcgttcattcattcattctctgaTTCATTGAACCACCACTTTAAACATGATGGCCTCAGCATCTGTCTCTAACAGGCATGCATTACAGCAAACCACAGTAACTTATGCATAAACCTAATCATGTGAAAGCTCAATATATTCtcagaaatatattttttaaatataatatttttttaagcACCAATTACCGCCCCTTTCGttcaaaaattctaaaacaacaatgtgttttaatatttcaaaataacatttgataaataaaCCTTAtattttcagtagccataggtgtgtagatttgaacaaaatctggtttggttcttaccggggctaatatcagattttgtttaccatgcgCAGAGTTTAGTGTTGGGCTGGTGTGGTGGCCTATTTCCGACCCTTTCACACGGCACcttgaacggttagaccgagaattctcgttgcaaatcaaaattcctctggagctccaagcaaatttgtacacgcagccttacatttagatacacttatggtgtgggtggttgcgtttctttccaccgtcttggtttgtatagaaatgaatattaagtgacacatacatctGGAATAGGGGACGGGCGGTAATAGGCCATATATTgttaaatacataaatatttAAAGCATAATGTGAAATATAAAATAAGTCATAATTAGGAAAATATAGATATAAAACATAACAGATATAGAATTAATGTTTACCCATATAATATCTGCATAATCAGTTGAATCTGTtcctgaaaagaaaaaaaagaaccaaTTAAGAGAAATGTGACTCAGCCCATTCAGGCAAAATAATAGTGAGCAGAATCTACCTGTACGCCTCCGTTTGCTTCGACAGATGCATATCACTACACAGGCAGCAACAATCCCAGCAAAGATCAGTCCAGCAGTCAATAAAACCATCAGTCCAACAGTCCACTGAGTAGAGTCTTCCTCTGTAAGTCATTGGCATACATTAACTGTGCCACAAGCTTGACCAATATCAATGCAGAAACGTGTATTACACGGTAGGATGACGAGGGTTTGATTCCTGTGATTGGCTAGTGTCTCATCTAGGGCTCCAACTAAcgattatatatttttaaagttgaaaatcttaaataaataattattttcttgaTTAATCTACAGTTGTTTGATTGATAAAATGTAACATGCACAATGTTTCCAATGTTTCCAAAAGCCAAAGATTATCTCCTCAAATGCCTTGTTTTATCCACATGTCAAAGATATTTAGTTTACCGTCATAGTAAGGCAGAAAATGTTCAAGCTTAAGATCCTAAAGGTCCTAGACTAATCCTGTGATGTACAATCCGGTCATCTTACCTCTGGCAAATTCACAGAGTGATGACATGTCCAGAGTGACGTTGTGCCAGCTGACTTGGTTGCTATGGTTACAGACAATGTATCCATCTCTGGCAAAGACTACCAGGGTGGGAGTGATGAGGATGTCTCCCAGCTGAGTGCAGCTGCTTCTGTTGCAGCTGAAGGTCAGAGAGAGGTCATGACCTCTGCAGGTCACCGTCACATCACAAGAGTTACTGCTGGACCAGTTAGACACTAAAGTCAGTGCAGGAGCAGCCACAGGCTCTGAAACACAATTACATCTAAATATGAAACAACATACAAATATGGACCTCAACAGGCCAACAAATTAACAAAGAAATATTGTTAATGATGCAACCATTGCAACTAGTGTAAAGATACCCAGGAAAGAAACAACAACATACCAAGAACAAAAAGTTTATACACAACTATGGTTATGTTGAAATCCCATCTAATTTCACATGTATAAAGTCCACTGTCATTTTTCCGCAGATT
This portion of the Alosa sapidissima isolate fAloSap1 chromosome 22, fAloSap1.pri, whole genome shotgun sequence genome encodes:
- the LOC121697879 gene encoding uncharacterized protein LOC121697879 produces the protein MIFFHNTNHIKIEDKYKDRLIFNTTTFSLELRNLRKNDSGLYTCEIRWDFNITIVVYKLFVLEPVAAPALTLVSNWSSSNSCDVTVTCRGHDLSLTFSCNRSSCTQLGDILITPTLVVFARDGYIVCNHSNQVSWHNVTLDMSSLCEFAREEDSTQWTVGLMVLLTAGLIFAGIVAACVVICICRSKRRRTGTDSTDYADIIWLSHRTEVPERATGDIREQNERVKSLSNLTPEPQPFPAVIYSLLQPPRPESDVH